From Bdellovibrio sp. KM01:
AAAGACAGGATCAAAATCAATAACCACTGTCCGAGATTCACCACGGTAGGTTTCAATCAGTTCAATCGCTTCTTCGCAAAGCATCTGTGCCCGCTTTTGAAAGCGAATGTTGATTTTTCCTAGTGACGGAATGATGTTCTGCAAATCCCGCGTTGAAATCGCCGGCGAAAAATAATCTTGAGCCCGCGCCGGCAAGTTATGAGCTTCATCGATCACCAGATTTGCTTTTTGGGTAGGCTCCATTAAAGGCAGCTCTAAGCGTCCTAATAGGCTTCGTGTTGAAAAAACATAGTTATAGTCAGCGATGACCACGTCTGCTCTTTCAATCGCCTCTAAAGACAATTCAAAAGGGCACACTTGGTACTGCTCACCCAATTCCTGTAGTTTTGCCTGGCTTAACGAACGAAGCTTCGTAACTTTGTTAACCAGATCGTTTTCTGCCAGTTTTTTGTAATAGTCCTTAGCAAATTCACAATACTGTGGATTACACAAAGGTTCAGCCTTAAAGCACATCTTACTTTTCGCGGTGATCGTCAGCGGTCTGATCGATGCTCCCTGGTCCTGCAGTTTTTCAACCGCTTCTTCGGCAACCTGATGCTGGGAATTCTTTGGTGTTACATAGATCACCTTTTGTCCACGCGCTAAAGAGTCCTTTAGGGAAGGATACAAAACACCTATTGTCTTACCCAAGCCTGTCGGAGCCTGAATAACCATCGATTTTTCCTCGATGAATCCCAACTGAATATTTTCAATCAGCTCTGTCTGGCCAGGGCGTGGTGAAGTAAACGGAAACTTCAGATCCTCTGCAGCGGCCACGCGCTTTTTAAATAGCTTTTCGCGGATCTTGGTCTCTTCAGTGAGTTCCGCCAAGCGCAGCGCCAACCATGATTCGTAATCTTCGATGTCCAATTCAAAATAGATCTCGGACTGTTTAAAGTTTCGCGATGAGACTAAAAGCATTTTAAGCTCTGGAATTTCACCCGTTTGCTTATACAAAATGTAGCCGTATGTGCGCAGTTGCCACACATAGGGATGATTATCATCCATCGTAAGCTTGTGTTCCAATGACTCAACATCGAACGCAGACTTGATTTCTTCAACTTGAAAGCTTGAGCCCTCAATTACACCGTCCGCGCGTCCGGAGATAACAAACAAGTACTGATCGCGCTCAAATTCGATAGAAAGTTTCTTCTCGGCTTCGTAACCGGGAATCTCGCGAATTCTTTTTCTTTGAATGTTCTGATGAATCTCTTGTCCCAGGCGAGGGGTTTGTCCGTATCCGGAATGAGCTTCGATACTGCCCACCCGAGGACATGGCAAGGCAAACTGGCGCAGATCAATTTGAATTTTGCGTAAGTTCTTTTTTGCCATGGTCTCTCTTATATAAACTAATCCAAATTAAAACTAAGTTGCGCTTTTGCTGCAATTTCCTCTGGCGTCGGAGGCCTTTGAAAATGTTCCGCTGATAATCTCCAATCTTTACGATTCAGATTGTATTTGCGGCTGTATACTTCAAACACCTGAGCCAACTGTTCAGCTCGCGGGCCTGTGCCCGTCATACGATTGGCAAAATCAGAGTTATACATTTTGCCATCTCGAACATTCTTTACGGCCTCAATCACCTTGCTCTTACGCAAAGGACGATGCACATCCAACCACTCTTCAAACAACGGAGCAACCGCATGGGGCAATCGCAACATTGTATAACCCGCCGAGCTGGCTCCCGCGTCGGCAGCAGCCTTTAATATCGCGGGTACTTCGTGATCGGTTAAACCCAAGATCACCGGAGCAACATTCACTCCAACAGGAATTCCCGCTTTTGCCAATTCTTCAATCGATCGCAAACGCGCTGCAGGTCTTGATGTGCGGGGTTCCAATGATGCAATCAAGTCCGCATCTAGTGATGTGATTGAAATGGTAACAACGACTCCCTGATACTTTGCCATCTCCTGCAAAATATCTATATCGCGTGTCACCAGATGATTCTTGGTAATGATCGCTCCGGGATTTTTAAACCTATTTAAAACTTCCAAACATCCTCGAGTGAGTTTGTATTCTCTCTCTAATGGTTGGTAGCAATCCGTCACTCCACTCATGACAATCACCTGGGGCTGCCATGATTTTTTCATCAGCGCCTCTTCCAGAAGCCCTGGCGCGTTTTCCTTCACCATGATCTTAGATTCAAAGTCCAATCCCGCCGACATTCCCAGATATTCATGCGTTGGACGAGCGTAGCAATAGATACACCCATGCTCACACCCACGATAAGGATTTACGGAATAAGTGAATCCGATATCTGGACTGTCGTTTTTGGTCAAAACAGCGCGTGACGAATCCTTCAGAACTTGCGTCTGCAAACGAGGTTTCTCGTCTTCTAGATAATTATCAAAATCCTGCGGCTCGGCTTCGAAATGGAGGGAATCAAAACGATTCGGAATATTACTGCTAGCGCCTCTACCCCGGATATCTTTGCGAAATTCTCGGGTCATGGGCGGAGTATCGCACACATGCTACAAAAAACAAAAGGCCCAAGTATGAACTTGAGCCTTTCTTAATTTTATCTTTCGATAAGAACTATTTTTTGCCTGCTTATTTTTTAGCGACGTTTTCAGCCACTTCAATTTTCGCTCTTGCGCGAGTCCACTCTTTTTGGAACTCAGTCCAATCAGCATCTGTAATAACTTCGTCAAGGACGTGTTTTTCAGACTTAGCAAGGTACTCTTTAGTTGCAACAAGATCGATTTCTTCTGGCAAGTCAGCGATGTTCGCTAGAACATTCACGCCTTCAGGGGATACTTGGCAATAACCCCAGCTGATAACAGCTTGGTTTTGCTTTTCTTGACCCTTAAGTCTCCACTTCATCACACCAACACCTAGTGTAGTGATTAGAGGCGCGTGACCAGGAAGAATATTAAGTTCTCCTTTAAAACCAGGTACAGTTACTTCTTCAACCTCTTGGTTTACTAGAAGACGACGCTCTGGAGTCACGATTGTCAGTTTAAACATAAATCACCTTTTCTAAAAGCGACCCTCTCAGGCCGCCTTATGAAAGCGAAGTCCTTTCAGACTACGCTTGCAACTTCTTAGCTTTTTCGATTGCGTCTTCGATTGTACCAACAAGGTAGAATGCTTGTTCTGGAAGAGCATCGTGTTTACCATCAAGGATTTCGCGGAAGCCACGAACAGTATCTTTGATATCAACATATTTCCCTGGCAAGCCAGTGAACTGCTCAGCAACGAAGAACGGTTGAGACAAGAAACGTTGGATTTTACGAGAACGAGATACAACAAGTTTATCTGCTTCAGACAACTCGTCCATACCAAGGATCGCGATGATATCTTGTAGCTCACGGTTACGTTGCAACAATGCTTGAACGTCACGAGCGCATTTGTAGTGCTCTTCACCGATAACAGCTGGATCCAAAAGACGTGATGTAGACGTCAATGGGTGAACCGCTGGGAAGATCGCCATAGCTGCGATATCACGGTCAAGATTCGTTGTCGCATCCAAGTGAGTAAATGTAGTCGCTGGAGCTGGATCCGTATAGTCATCGGCAGGTACGTATACCGCTTGAACTGAAGTGATCGAACCTTTTTTAGTGGAAGTGATACGCTCTTGAAGAGTACCCATCTCAGTTGCCAATGTTGGTTGGTAACCTACCGCTGAAGGGATACGACCCAACAACGCAGATACTTCAGCACCCGCTTGAGTAAAGCGGAAGATGTTATCAACGAAGAAAAGAACGTCTTGGTTTTCAACGTCACGGAAGTACTCAGCTACAGTCAAACCAGTCAAAGCAACACGCGCACGTGCTCCTGGCGGCTCATTCATTTGACCGAAAACCAGAGAAGTCTTAGCCAATACGCCAGACTGTTTCATCTCTTGCCACAAGTCATTACCTTCACGAGTACGCTCACCCACGCCGGCGAATACAGAGAAACCACCGTGCTCAGTAGCGATGTTACGGATAAGTTCTTGGATAAGAACTGTTTTACCCACGCCCGCACCACCGAACAAACCGATCTTACCACCCTTAGCGTAAGGTGCTAGCAAGTCTACGACTTTGATACCAGTCATCAACATTGCTGCAGATGTAGCTTGGTCTTCGAATTTAGGAGCAGTTCTGTGGATACCCCATTGTTCTTTTGCGTTTACAGGGCCCATTTCGTCGATTGGTTCACCAACTACGTTGATGATACGACCCAAAGCTTCGCGACCAACTGGTGCTGTGATTTGTGTGCCCAATGCTTTAACTTTTTCACCACGAACCAAACCTTCAGTTTGGTCCATAGAGATAGTTCTTACAACGCCGTCACCCAAGTGCTGAGCAACTTCAAGAACTAGGTTGTATTCAGCGTCAGAGATAAATTTATTTGATACACGAAGAGCAGAATTGATTGCAGGAAGTTCTCCGCCTTCGAATTCTACGTCCACTACGGGACCCATAACTTGTTTTACTTTACCGAATGCCATTATTCAGCTCCCTATCCTTTAAGCGCTTCAGCGCCCGATACGATTTCGATCAATTCTGTAGTAATTTTTTCTTGTCTCAATTTGTTGTACGTCAGAGTGAGTTTGTTAATCATCTCTTTCGCGTTGTTTGTCGCGTTTTCCATCGCGCTCATACGAGCACCATGTTCACCCGCAACAGACTCGGACATACATCTGTAAACCTGAAGGTCGAAATGCTTTTCAAGCAACTCTTTAATGATTTGCTCTGGAGCTGGTTCGAAGATCATGTCGACAGCAAAGTTCGATGCAGCCTCAGCTTCTGTGTTGAAAGTCGTCAATCCAAGATCAATTGGAAGAAGAGTTTCAGCCGTAACAACTTGAGAGATTGCAGATTGAAACTCGTTATGGATGATACGAACTTCATCGTATGCACCTTCGAGGTAATCATTCATCACGCGATTCGCAACTTTGGAAGCCAATTCATAAGAGATGTCTTTATCAAGCTTCGTGATGTAATCAACCGGCTTAATGCCTCTTCTGGCGAAGTAGTCATGACCACGACGACCGATGAAAAGGAAATCAATCTTCTCAAGATTTGCTTTGTTGTTGTTGTAATAAGCCTCAGTGAATTTATTGATATTGCTGTTGAAAGCGCCGCAAAGGCCGCGATCAGAAGTGATAACAACAAGCAAAACATTCTTTACTTGTTCTTTCTTCTCCATCAACGGGTGCGTAACTTTGTTAGTCACAGCGATATCCGCAATCACCTTACGCAAAGTAAGAGCATAAGGACGCATATTAACGATGTTATTCTGCGCCTTTCTCAACTTTGCAGCAGACACGAGCTTCATGGCTTTCGTGATCTGCTGGGTGTTTTTAGTGGACTCAATCTGAGCCCGGATATCCTTCAAGCTTGCCATTTAAGCACCAAATTACTTGTTAGAAGGTTGGAAGATAGCTTTGAACTCTTCAAGAGCTGCCAACAACGCTTTTTTAGTGTCGTCTGCAATCGCTTTCTTCTCAGTGATAGTTTTGATGATGTCCGCGTGCTTGTTTTTCAAGAACTCGATCATCTCTTTTTCGTATCTCTTAACGTCTGTCTCTGGATAGATATCCACGAACGCGTTACCAGCTGCGAAGATCATGATGATTTGTTCTTCAACTTTTACTGGAGAGTACTGAGGTTGTTTCAAAACTTCGATCAAACGACGACCACGTGCCAACTGTTGTTGAGACGCTTTATCCAAGTCAGAAGCGAACGCTGCGAAAGCTTCCATTGAACGGAACTGAGCAAGTTCAAGTTTCAAAGAACCCGCAACTTGTTTCATCGCTTTAATTTGAGCGGCACCACCCACACGAGAAACTGATTTACCTACAGAGATGGCTGGACGCACACCTTTATAGAATAGATCTGACTCAAGGAAGATCTGACCGTCAGTGATAGAGATAACGTTTGTCGGGATGTATGCAGAGATATCGCCCGCTTGTGTCTCGATGATTGGCAATGCAGTCAAAGAACCGCCGCCTTTATCTGCAGACAATTTAGAAGCACGCTCAAGAAGACGGCTATGGCAATAGAACACGTCACCTGGGTAAGCTTCACGTCCTGGAGGACGACGAAGAAGAAGAGACAATTGACGGTAAGCTTGAGCTTGTTTCGTCAAGTCATCATATACGATAAGAGCATGTCTGCCAGTATCACGGAAGTATTCCGCCATCGCTGTACCAGAGTATGCAGCAAGGTATTGAAGTGGAGCTGGGTCAGATGCATTCGCCGCGATAACAGTCGTGTACTCAAGAGCACCAGCTGCGCGAAGTTTTTCAACAACTAGAGCAACTGTAGATTGTTTTTGACCGATAGCTACGTAGAAGCATTGAACGTTTTGACCTTTTTGGTTGATGATAGTGTCAACCGCGATAGTCGTTTTACCAGTTTGACGGTCACCGATGATCAATTCACGTTGACCACGACCGATTGGTACAAGGGCGTCGATTGCTTTAATACCAGTTTGAAGAGGTTCCTCAACCGGGTGACGGTAAACGATACCAGGGGCTTTAGTTTCAACGATACGTGAGTGAGGCGTGTTGATAGGGCCACGACCGTCAATCGCATTACCTAGGGCGTCTACAACGCGACCGAGAAGTGCTTCACCAACTGGAACGGAAACGATTTTTTTAGTTCTTTTAACAGTGTCGCCTTCTTTGATTTGGCGATCTTCACCGAACAAAACGGTACCAACGTGACCTTCTTCAAGGTTCAATACCATTCCGTAAACTTCACCTGGGAACTCAACTAGCTCACCAGCCATTGCGTTTTCAAGACCGTAGATACGAGCAACGCCGTCCCCTACTGAAAGAACGCTACCTGTTTCACTTACTTCAATCTTTTTGTTGTATTGATTGATTTGCTCTTTGAGAACGCGACTGATCTCGTCGGCACGGATTTGTGTTTCCATTTTTAGTTGGCTCTCCTGTTTAATTCTTCATTAATTTTTTTAAGATGTGTTTCGATGCTGTCGTCAAAAGTCCATCCACCAACTTGGGCTACAGCGCCACCCAAAAGTTTAGGATCCTGTTGGTAAGTAAGAACGATTTTCTTACCAAGCGTTTTGCTTACTTTAGACTCAAGTTCTTTTTGTGCGTCAGCAGACAATGGTTGTGCTGAACGAACAGTTCCGCGAGTAACACCCTCTTCAATATCAAGGTATTCGCGGTATGCAATAGCAACTTCGGAAACAAGTTGGATACGGCCTTTTTCAGCCATCAATACCAGTGTGTTCACTACTTCTTCAGAAGTGCCTTTACCCTCAAGAGCGCCTTTAACAGCTGCTACCTTTTGAGTTGCAGATACTACGGGATTTTTAAAAAACGCAGAAACTGCTGCATCCTTTTCAAATGCATCCGCAGCCGCTTGCAATTCAGCGTATACCTTCGTGTGAACGCCTTTTTGCTTAGCTACAGCAAGAAGAGCTTTCGCATATCTTCTGGATACTTCGTTTACTTTCATCGACTAACCTCGATGTGATTGATGAATTCGTTTTGTAGTTTCTGTTGGTCAGAAGCACCGATGTCTTTTGTCAAAACCATGCGTGCCGCCTCAACTGAATCTGCCAACAATTGTTGGCGTAATTCTTTTTGAGCGCGTTGAGTTTCAAGCTTAGCCGTCAACTCTGCTTCGTCTTTGATACGTTTAGAAACTTGGGCTGCCTCGTCGATGATTTGGTTTTTCAAATCATTCGCATGAGCCTGTGCTTTCGCCAATTGCTCTTGGTGAGTGCTTTGCAAGTTTGCAAGTTTGTTTTTGATATCTACAAATTCACGCTCCGCTTGTTCGCGTGCGAATGCAGATTTTTGAGCGGCTTCAAGATAGGCTGCTTTTCTGCCACCAAAAAAAGATACAATTGAATCTTTCGTGAAATAGATCAAACCACCGATAAGGATGGCGATGTTGATCGCTTGAAAGATTACTGATTTAGGAATTTCAACAGCGTGATGACCACCACCGTGTTCAGCCGCAGAGGCGAAAACGATCGCAGGCGCCAGGATGATAAGAAGGTTTACAAGAACTTTCATTTTCTTCTCTCTCTTATTTGCCCAACAATTTGGATGTGATTGCAAGAGCAACAGTTTGTGTTTGAGCTTTCAATTCTTTTGAAGCTGACTCTACTGCTGCAGTGATTTTTGATCTGTTTGAAGTGATGTGTTGGTCCGCCTCTGCACGAGACTTAGCAACTACAGATTCATACTGTTTGTTAGCCTCTGATTTAGAAGCATCAACAATATTTTTGATTTCAAGATTTAGAGCACGCATTTTTGTTTCGTACTCAGAGTGAAGCTCAACTGATTTCGCTTGGTATTCCAAAGCCAAATCTTCGCCACCCTTAGTTTTGTTTTGTCTTTCTTCAAGTGCATGAGCATATGGAGTGAAAACAAATTTTGTTAAGAATAACAAAGCAATCGCAAAGAACACGAACTGGATGCCGGCTGTAGCGTTGATGCCTAATTGTCCAAAAATATCCATTTTATTGAAATCCCTGTTTTTTTGAACCTCGGAAGTAGCATTTCAAGCCAGAAAAGGTCAAGGTCAAAAACCTATTGAGAATTTAGGCTGCGCTAATGAAAACAGGGGTGCTTAAGACTTGGGCATATAGGACGCACCCTCGAAAACCACGCCCTCGTCGATACGCAAACTTGGAGATGTTACGGTACCTTTGAAGATTGCGGGTGGGTGCATAATAACTCGGCGGCGGGCAAAGAGATTCCCCTCAACCCGGCCACTGATAATAATAGTATCGGCTTCAACTTGGGCTGCCACGGAGGCACCCTCATTAATAACGATGGTATCTTTCGTAAAGATTTCCCCTTTAAAATCACCGCCAATTTGCACGGTGCCTTCAAAGCTGAGCTTTCCTTCGAAATGTGTACCCTGATCAAGGATTGCCGTCACATGACCTGAAAGTACGTCTTCTTGGAAAGTTTGTGGGATATTTACTGCCATCCTTCTTTCAGCCTATCTACTAAATTTGTTAGTTCATCATCGGAATAGAAGTGAATGCTAATTTTACCTTTAGCACCGGAATAATCAATGTTCACTTTTGTGCCCATGATTTTCTGAAGCTCATCACTTAATCCGTTGATCAATCGTTGGGTCACATTGGAATCGAAAGTTGGAACTTCCAATTCGTCAGCTGTTCCCTTAACGATAGCTTGAACCATTTTTTCCAATTTACGAACTGCGATCTTGTCGTTCACGACCTTTTTCGCCATTTCGATTTGTTTTTTTGGTTCTGGCAAAGAAAGAAGTACTTTTGCATGACCCACAGAAAGGTCATTGGCAGAAATCATATCTTTTACTTCGTTTGGCAAAGCTAGCAAACGAACTGCGTTCGCAACAGTAGCACGATCACGACCCACTTTTTCAGCCACTTGTTGTTGAGACAATTTGAACTCTGTGATCAGGCGAGAATATCCTTCTGCCTCTTCAATTGGGTTCAAATCTTCACGTTGAATATTCTCAACAATTGCTAACTCAAGTGCCTGCTTGTCGTCATAAGACTTTAGAATAACGGGGACTTCATGTAACCCAGCAAGCTGAGAAGCTCTCCAGCGACGCTCACCCGCTACGATTTCCAGTTTTCCAGAAGTCGTTCTGCGAGCCACGATTGGCTGAAGAATTCCGTTCTCTTTAATAGACTGAGCAAGCTCCTGAAGAGGCTCTTTTTCAAAAGTTGTACGAGGCTGATATTTGCCTGGAGACAACTTGTCGATTGCGACCTTCCAAATTTTGCTTTCTGGATCCACGGGAGGGGCAACAGTAGCAGCAACATTGACGGAAGGCGCACCAGCAGCTGTCGCCGCAGGTGAAACAGTCGTTGAATTCGCCGGCGCAGCTTTTACGGGAGGGGCTGATGCCGCAGGCGCATTCATTAAATCATTATTAGCAGGTCCACCCAAAAGAGAACCCAGGCCACGGCCTAAGCCTCTCTTTTTGTTTGAGGATTCTACAGCAGTATCAGACATTTACTTCCCCTTCATAGGCGTTCGTGTTTGCAACCTGGCTCGCTTCTGTTTGCTTCGGAACTGATCTTGCGATCACTTCGTGGGCTAATTCCAGATAGCGAACGGAACCGATTGATTTGCTGTCGTACTCAAGGATGGATTGACCATGGCTCGGCGCTTCGCTGAGTCGCACGTTTCTTGGAATAATTGCGTTAAATACTTTTTCACCAAAGTGTTCTTTGATTTGAGTAACAACTTGATGACTCAAGTTATTGCGCACATCAAACATCGTTAGAACGATACCTTCAATATGCAACGAAGGATTTAGGCTCTTCTTGATTAGTCCTGCAGTATTCAAAAGCTGACTCAAACCTTCCAATGCATAGTATTCACATTGAAGAGGCACAAGGAAGCTGTCTGCAGAATTTAGAGCATTCAGAGTAATCAAACCCAAAGACGGAGGACAATCGATGATAACAAAATCGTACTGATCAGCCACGATGGATACTGCTTGCTTCAAGCGGTATTCACGATGCGGCATGTCTACAAGTTCAATCTCGGCACCGACCAAGTCAGGATTAGCCGTACAAATTTTTAGATTTGGATTTGATGTTGGATGAGTAGCCTCAGTCAGTGTTTTTTCACCGATGAGTACGTGGTATGAGTTAGCATCTTGAGTATCATATCGTTTAATACCCAAACCGCTGGAAGCATTCCCTTGAGGATCCATATCGATCAACAAAACACGCTTACCAAGAGTAGCCAACGCTGAAGAGAGATTCACAGACGTCGTTGTCTTACCTACTCCGCCCTTTTGATTAGCTATACAGATAGTTTTAGCCATCATTTCCTCCTTGATAATCAAAATTCGTATTTTTTACACACATGTGC
This genomic window contains:
- a CDS encoding ATP-dependent DNA helicase, producing MAKKNLRKIQIDLRQFALPCPRVGSIEAHSGYGQTPRLGQEIHQNIQRKRIREIPGYEAEKKLSIEFERDQYLFVISGRADGVIEGSSFQVEEIKSAFDVESLEHKLTMDDNHPYVWQLRTYGYILYKQTGEIPELKMLLVSSRNFKQSEIYFELDIEDYESWLALRLAELTEETKIREKLFKKRVAAAEDLKFPFTSPRPGQTELIENIQLGFIEEKSMVIQAPTGLGKTIGVLYPSLKDSLARGQKVIYVTPKNSQHQVAEEAVEKLQDQGASIRPLTITAKSKMCFKAEPLCNPQYCEFAKDYYKKLAENDLVNKVTKLRSLSQAKLQELGEQYQVCPFELSLEAIERADVVIADYNYVFSTRSLLGRLELPLMEPTQKANLVIDEAHNLPARAQDYFSPAISTRDLQNIIPSLGKINIRFQKRAQMLCEEAIELIETYRGESRTVVIDFDPVFELESRMREFLGEYLEADIEIQTQDGVLRLANMWSDFAQALELQGPEFFQTYQKNRLYGEINETLKVTCCDASRHLNEIYKSFKNVVAFSATLKPFTYSMKLLGFDEITTKCLEFVSPFPKEHRKILLIPQISTKFKDRPMNAPKIAQAMEKIMAVKPGNYIALFPSFEFMKDVEGHLRDGSYQRLVQQREMKAARVDDFLSFMKSADKPTLLMAVQGGIFSEGVDFPGDMLIGAFVVGPALPNFDFEREQIRQYYERSYDKGQAFNYTYVYPAMAKTIQSAGRVIRSENDKGIIVLMDSRFLETTYSETMPQGWFEQGAQELVSGKIISDVTDFWKSLEFSEGKVEA
- a CDS encoding ATP synthase F0 subunit B; translated protein: MDIFGQLGINATAGIQFVFFAIALLFLTKFVFTPYAHALEERQNKTKGGEDLALEYQAKSVELHSEYETKMRALNLEIKNIVDASKSEANKQYESVVAKSRAEADQHITSNRSKITAAVESASKELKAQTQTVALAITSKLLGK
- the atpD gene encoding F0F1 ATP synthase subunit beta, giving the protein MAFGKVKQVMGPVVDVEFEGGELPAINSALRVSNKFISDAEYNLVLEVAQHLGDGVVRTISMDQTEGLVRGEKVKALGTQITAPVGREALGRIINVVGEPIDEMGPVNAKEQWGIHRTAPKFEDQATSAAMLMTGIKVVDLLAPYAKGGKIGLFGGAGVGKTVLIQELIRNIATEHGGFSVFAGVGERTREGNDLWQEMKQSGVLAKTSLVFGQMNEPPGARARVALTGLTVAEYFRDVENQDVLFFVDNIFRFTQAGAEVSALLGRIPSAVGYQPTLATEMGTLQERITSTKKGSITSVQAVYVPADDYTDPAPATTFTHLDATTNLDRDIAAMAIFPAVHPLTSTSRLLDPAVIGEEHYKCARDVQALLQRNRELQDIIAILGMDELSEADKLVVSRSRKIQRFLSQPFFVAEQFTGLPGKYVDIKDTVRGFREILDGKHDALPEQAFYLVGTIEDAIEKAKKLQA
- a CDS encoding ATP synthase F0 subunit B, with protein sequence MKVLVNLLIILAPAIVFASAAEHGGGHHAVEIPKSVIFQAINIAILIGGLIYFTKDSIVSFFGGRKAAYLEAAQKSAFAREQAEREFVDIKNKLANLQSTHQEQLAKAQAHANDLKNQIIDEAAQVSKRIKDEAELTAKLETQRAQKELRQQLLADSVEAARMVLTKDIGASDQQKLQNEFINHIEVSR
- a CDS encoding PA0069 family radical SAM protein, with amino-acid sequence MTREFRKDIRGRGASSNIPNRFDSLHFEAEPQDFDNYLEDEKPRLQTQVLKDSSRAVLTKNDSPDIGFTYSVNPYRGCEHGCIYCYARPTHEYLGMSAGLDFESKIMVKENAPGLLEEALMKKSWQPQVIVMSGVTDCYQPLEREYKLTRGCLEVLNRFKNPGAIITKNHLVTRDIDILQEMAKYQGVVVTISITSLDADLIASLEPRTSRPAARLRSIEELAKAGIPVGVNVAPVILGLTDHEVPAILKAAADAGASSAGYTMLRLPHAVAPLFEEWLDVHRPLRKSKVIEAVKNVRDGKMYNSDFANRMTGTGPRAEQLAQVFEVYSRKYNLNRKDWRLSAEHFQRPPTPEEIAAKAQLSFNLD
- the atpG gene encoding ATP synthase F1 subunit gamma, which translates into the protein MASLKDIRAQIESTKNTQQITKAMKLVSAAKLRKAQNNIVNMRPYALTLRKVIADIAVTNKVTHPLMEKKEQVKNVLLVVITSDRGLCGAFNSNINKFTEAYYNNNKANLEKIDFLFIGRRGHDYFARRGIKPVDYITKLDKDISYELASKVANRVMNDYLEGAYDEVRIIHNEFQSAISQVVTAETLLPIDLGLTTFNTEAEAASNFAVDMIFEPAPEQIIKELLEKHFDLQVYRCMSESVAGEHGARMSAMENATNNAKEMINKLTLTYNKLRQEKITTELIEIVSGAEALKG
- a CDS encoding ParA family protein, which codes for MAKTICIANQKGGVGKTTTSVNLSSALATLGKRVLLIDMDPQGNASSGLGIKRYDTQDANSYHVLIGEKTLTEATHPTSNPNLKICTANPDLVGAEIELVDMPHREYRLKQAVSIVADQYDFVIIDCPPSLGLITLNALNSADSFLVPLQCEYYALEGLSQLLNTAGLIKKSLNPSLHIEGIVLTMFDVRNNLSHQVVTQIKEHFGEKVFNAIIPRNVRLSEAPSHGQSILEYDSKSIGSVRYLELAHEVIARSVPKQTEASQVANTNAYEGEVNV
- a CDS encoding polymer-forming cytoskeletal protein; the protein is MAVNIPQTFQEDVLSGHVTAILDQGTHFEGKLSFEGTVQIGGDFKGEIFTKDTIVINEGASVAAQVEADTIIISGRVEGNLFARRRVIMHPPAIFKGTVTSPSLRIDEGVVFEGASYMPKS
- the atpA gene encoding F0F1 ATP synthase subunit alpha; this encodes METQIRADEISRVLKEQINQYNKKIEVSETGSVLSVGDGVARIYGLENAMAGELVEFPGEVYGMVLNLEEGHVGTVLFGEDRQIKEGDTVKRTKKIVSVPVGEALLGRVVDALGNAIDGRGPINTPHSRIVETKAPGIVYRHPVEEPLQTGIKAIDALVPIGRGQRELIIGDRQTGKTTIAVDTIINQKGQNVQCFYVAIGQKQSTVALVVEKLRAAGALEYTTVIAANASDPAPLQYLAAYSGTAMAEYFRDTGRHALIVYDDLTKQAQAYRQLSLLLRRPPGREAYPGDVFYCHSRLLERASKLSADKGGGSLTALPIIETQAGDISAYIPTNVISITDGQIFLESDLFYKGVRPAISVGKSVSRVGGAAQIKAMKQVAGSLKLELAQFRSMEAFAAFASDLDKASQQQLARGRRLIEVLKQPQYSPVKVEEQIIMIFAAGNAFVDIYPETDVKRYEKEMIEFLKNKHADIIKTITEKKAIADDTKKALLAALEEFKAIFQPSNK
- the atpH gene encoding ATP synthase F1 subunit delta; the encoded protein is MKVNEVSRRYAKALLAVAKQKGVHTKVYAELQAAADAFEKDAAVSAFFKNPVVSATQKVAAVKGALEGKGTSEEVVNTLVLMAEKGRIQLVSEVAIAYREYLDIEEGVTRGTVRSAQPLSADAQKELESKVSKTLGKKIVLTYQQDPKLLGGAVAQVGGWTFDDSIETHLKKINEELNRRAN
- the atpC gene encoding ATP synthase F1 subunit epsilon, yielding MFKLTIVTPERRLLVNQEVEEVTVPGFKGELNILPGHAPLITTLGVGVMKWRLKGQEKQNQAVISWGYCQVSPEGVNVLANIADLPEEIDLVATKEYLAKSEKHVLDEVITDADWTEFQKEWTRARAKIEVAENVAKK
- a CDS encoding ParB/RepB/Spo0J family partition protein yields the protein MSDTAVESSNKKRGLGRGLGSLLGGPANNDLMNAPAASAPPVKAAPANSTTVSPAATAAGAPSVNVAATVAPPVDPESKIWKVAIDKLSPGKYQPRTTFEKEPLQELAQSIKENGILQPIVARRTTSGKLEIVAGERRWRASQLAGLHEVPVILKSYDDKQALELAIVENIQREDLNPIEEAEGYSRLITEFKLSQQQVAEKVGRDRATVANAVRLLALPNEVKDMISANDLSVGHAKVLLSLPEPKKQIEMAKKVVNDKIAVRKLEKMVQAIVKGTADELEVPTFDSNVTQRLINGLSDELQKIMGTKVNIDYSGAKGKISIHFYSDDELTNLVDRLKEGWQ